From the bacterium genome, one window contains:
- a CDS encoding integron integrase, with the protein MPRVAEASRPPRLMEQVRWALRVRHYSPRTTDTYCMWILRFVRHHGRRHPREMGEAEVNAFLTHLAVAERVAPSTQNQALAALLFLYRTVLERNLGELSAVIRARRPIRLPVVLTRDEVRAVLGRLRGERWLMASLLYGSGLRLMECHRLRVQDLDLSRREILVRSGKGDKDRVTMLPAALRTPLEEQLRNARRVHEQDLAEGWGRVELPGALARKYPQASREWNWQWVFPQTVRWRNAGTGEEGRHHIHETVLQRAFHDAVRAAGIAKHATCHTLRHSFATHLLEAGQDIRTIQELLGHRDLKTTMIYTHVLNRGGRGVVSPLDNI; encoded by the coding sequence ATGCCCCGCGTGGCCGAGGCGTCGCGCCCGCCCCGCCTCATGGAGCAAGTGCGGTGGGCGCTGCGCGTCCGCCATTACAGCCCGCGGACCACGGACACCTATTGCATGTGGATCCTTCGCTTCGTCCGACACCACGGCCGGCGGCATCCGCGGGAGATGGGCGAGGCGGAGGTCAACGCCTTTCTGACGCACTTGGCGGTGGCGGAGCGGGTGGCCCCCTCCACGCAGAACCAAGCCCTGGCCGCCCTGCTCTTTCTCTATCGGACGGTGTTGGAACGGAATCTGGGGGAACTGAGCGCCGTGATACGGGCACGGCGGCCGATCCGCCTGCCCGTGGTGCTGACGCGGGACGAGGTGCGCGCCGTGCTGGGCCGTCTGAGGGGCGAGCGCTGGCTCATGGCCTCACTGCTTTACGGCAGCGGCCTGCGCCTGATGGAATGCCACCGGCTGCGGGTCCAGGACCTGGACCTGTCCCGCCGCGAGATCCTGGTGCGGTCGGGCAAGGGCGACAAAGACCGCGTCACCATGCTGCCCGCCGCCCTGCGCACGCCCCTCGAGGAGCAGCTGCGCAACGCGCGGCGCGTGCACGAGCAGGACCTGGCGGAGGGCTGGGGCCGCGTGGAGTTGCCGGGCGCGCTGGCCCGCAAGTATCCGCAGGCCAGTCGGGAGTGGAACTGGCAGTGGGTCTTCCCGCAAACCGTGCGCTGGCGAAACGCGGGCACGGGGGAGGAGGGCCGCCACCACATCCACGAGACAGTGTTGCAGCGGGCCTTCCATGACGCGGTGCGTGCGGCGGGCATCGCCAAGCACGCCACCTGCCACACCCTGCGCCACTCCTTCGCCACGCATTTGCTGGAGGCAGGCCAGGATATCCGCACCATCCAGGAATTGCTAGGCCACCGCGACCTGAAGACCACCATGATCTACACCCATGTGCTGAACCGGGGTGGCCGCGGGGTGGTGAGCCCGCTGGATAACATTTGA